Part of the Vigna unguiculata cultivar IT97K-499-35 chromosome 3, ASM411807v1, whole genome shotgun sequence genome, ATTCCATTGCCAGTGTAGTTGTCTAAAGCGACATACAATGTAAAACTGTAGATCAGAGATCCTAGGTGTTGGAAGGAGTATAGACATGTTTCTCGTTTCATTGTTGAAGAGAATTCCAGAGCTTCTGGAGCTGCGACTTGCGTGGCTGTCGGATAATTCTTTTTCCCTTCAAAGTTAGATGTACGACAGTTTTGATTATGAGCTAAatgaagaaattaattcattgcTGTTTGGTCCAATTTAGCTTTTTGTGATTGCATGGTAGCTTCTATGGATTTTTCCTAGAGCAATGTCACTTGAATAAGGTGAGTTCATAGTTCCTGTTTGCCATCTAGATTAAGTGGTTGATTCTACGCAAGTTGCtataattttatgaaactaTTAAAATGTAGTTGAATTTATCTTGTAACATGGTTGCTTTACTTTATCTAGTTGTGAAAATTGATCTCCGATACTAAACTGTAGTGCAACGTTAATGTGATTTCTCTTATTACAACAGTTATATATTCTTGGTTGGGGAACATGATTATGATAGAATTAAAGCTGTGCCTGAAGTTATCAGCGGGAAGCCCAAAATAGCGTaataactaatttcaaattaacattttattttgttagtgATAAATCTAACGCCAAATATAACGTAcaaatttgataaaagaaaaaaaattgattattttattattcccaCCAATAAATTCAAAGTTCTTCGTAGTACTAAGTTTATCATCTTCAGTTacaataaatatgttaaaaaagtaatcaatttaactaaaattatttttaagtgatAGATCTAATTGCAAACGTaccaaaagaaaagtaaaaataaaaataattaaattggtgattttctcaattaaaactaaagatagtcaattattaattaatgtaattcAACCATGAATCAACGAgaataattacatataaaaaattaattatattgattcACACATAttctgaaagaaaaaaaaaactttttataaaaaaaattattgtaaattagTTACAAAATTAGCCCAAAAAATTACTCGTCTTACGTATATATGATAGATATTAAACTCAAATTTAGTAATACTAATTAAACCTGAACAATCATGCTAATTAATCCACGTATTCGTGGTAGAGTTAGGTATAGAAATCAATACGTCAGTTCTATAAGATGAGAGATTAACTTCTGTTAcgattaaagaaaattaatctaCATAAAATTTTTGATAACTAAACCTTTTAACTCGTCTTTTAAAACCTCATGTGAGTActcatcttttaaataattattaaatgaacCATTATCGTACTAATTAATTTGCCATAAACTAGTTAGACTAAACATTTAACGTACTTTTAAAATAGGATAGCTTGCATTTAATGTACCGAACGTCACCTatagataaaatatacaaaataaaatgtttaactAATTCTCTACTCCAATTTGACATATTAAAAGAGTAATTATTCTTTAATAGCATAATAGAACATGGCAGCTCACACTATAATTCATAAAGAAACCTTTAGGTGATAATAAATACTTCttctatttcaaaatattagttCTCGTTAGAGTTACAAGACTTTATGTTATTTGcaatgatttcttttttatcatgGTTTAGATATACTTTTTGTTGTTGCTAATATTATATctatcttttatgtttttgttccttTACATTTTCTAGTTTAATTTGAACAATGGACAGTAAGCAACAACTCTTATTTTGCACTTTCTGAATTGTCCATTTCATTTTCCCCTCAGTTTGATCTCATCAAAAGAGTTAAATGGAGATATATAGCTGCGAAAAACTTGAATTAACCTGAGATATTCATTGATGGAAACGTGACTCTGGTTCATCAGTACTTCATAAAGTTGCAGTACTTTTGAAATGACGAAAAGGGTACAAAATTAAGATTAAGTCCCCTCTTCAACAGCACGAAGAAGGTGAagtccattttctttttccatcaCAATCTTCTACCGTACGAGATACAATCTTAGAGCGATATTCTCTTTCTTCAGACAGCATATGTAGGATCAAAGGTACGTTCAAACTCCATCacgattttatctttaaaagatattttatgaaaaaaataaaaagtatttaaactgTATTTAACAAAATACTGTGTTACATATATTCGTtgttatatatagagagagtCTTGAAGCGTGTGAAATGTAGCAATAAACGATGAAGTTGTTAACTATATGATATGATAGATCGTAATAagaatattattgatattatatatgatatgatatgaaaTGGGTATGGTTGTGACATCTACCATTCAACCCTATAACGTAGGTTGGGTGGCATCATTCTGTTACCAGTGGAATCTTGATCACCACTGACCGCACTTTGAGCAATGACACTGTTGATGGAGGTGTCTCTATAACCATTGATTCCTCCAATATCTGTGAAGCTCTTCGGAGGAGTTACTTGAGGCCCCACGGAATAGAAGGCAGCACCGAAAGAGTTGAAGTCTGGTTTGGTTGCAGCAGAACCATCATTGGTTTGATGAGTCGGAGAGTGTTCTTGATCTTGTTTGGCCATGGAACTCTTTTCTCCCTCAGTTTCCCTGTAGTTGTTGAGGTAGAGCTTCAAGGGTCCAACATAGTTCTCAAACCCTAAGGTTGTCATGGCCCAGAGAAGATCATCACCGTTGATGGTCTTCCTCTTTTCCCTCTGGCACTTGTCGGAGGCCTCACCGGTGATGAAGCTGATGAACTCAGACACACACTCTTGAACTGTTTCTTTGGCTTCCTTGGAGATTTTTGCATTGGCCGGGAGTGCCCTTTTCATGATGCGGCTAACGTTGGCTATGGGGAGGAACCTGTCTTGTTCTTTTGAGGAGCTGTCTGAGATGTTACCAGAAGTTGGACTTCCCACAGGacttgttgttgttgctgttgttaATGATGTTGTTGTCTGGTTTCTCTTCCCTGTCATGTTGAAGAGGTAGAGAATGGAATAGAGTGAGTACTTAATAAGCTAAACAATTCAGATTCTGAGCTTCACACTTTTTTTCTCCCTATGTGTGTGCAAGTGTGAGTGAACAAGTTATGCTTAGCTTAGGTGCTGCATGCGGCCTTTAATAAGGGAACAAAAGTTGGGGGATATAAAATGGAAAAGTGGAAGAAAGGTGCTGCTTTTTCATGTCGAATATTGGAAGAAAGTAAAGGGCGATTGATTAAtcgatgatgatgaagaagaagatcaCAAAAGGGTGCTCTTTTATATCAATTACAAGGACCCCTTTggtcatatatataattaaaataaatgaaaacaacTTTCAAATAACAAAGGTGATTAATTAGACCAGTTTTGTTATACATATATgtgttttgaataaaatatcaaaCAGATAGGGTCGGCAATgttggttaaataaataaatatcattctGGAATCTTGTGTAATTGGTGATGTGAGAGGTTAATATTATATAGAGATTAAAAGGTTTTTGATGAAGGGAAGAAGAGAAGCGACAGAAAGGTTCAAAGTTTAATATGGAACTTATTCATGAGTGTAATGCGGTGGATTAAGTTCAAAGGTGTGACATTGGTGTTTTGGAAAAGGAAAAATGTTTCGTATATGTCCGATCTCCGATCTTTTGTTGATGTAATTGGAAATAAgaaaagatgttttttttttttttttataatgaaagtatcaatttaaatttcacgcgaattgaaaaatttagaaaaatacaaagatcaaaatttataaacttattgtattaaacattgaaaataatataaattttttatgttttcttatgtATTGTTAGGTTAGTTGCACTTATTAGGTTTTAACAGGGGATTTtactgaaaaaatataatataaataggaTTTGAGTCTAAGAATATAAGACATTGACGTTATtctcaattcaaaattttaagataataaatttatgagtctttatctTTGTATAAtattctactttctcatttttaatcgATATAATATTTAGACTCAAATGTATTCTTACCATTATAGATCATACTCATGTCTCTCTTTagtattatatatgtttgacgatgattattttttttttcgaaagaCCGGAAAAGCAGTAATTGGAAGAAGGTAAGAAAATGATGAGAGAATGATTATGGTAAATTGTTTGGAATTGTTAATGAGAGCCCATAACGTGATTATTCGTACCGGTGCATATGTTATTTGTGTACGGCTTTTGAAAAAGGGGCTGAAAAAGATGAAGCAATGGGATATATGCTTTCACTTTGCCATGCTTTTGTGTTGCTTTGTCTCACTGAGATTCTTCCATATTGCAGTACAGTATCATCTGAAGGCATCTGAGCCCTGAGTCCCCAATTTCTTCAAACAATGCAATTAAtgtgcaaataaaaaatatgcattcaCAAAAAGAGACCCTTTTGCTTTTTCTATTTCCCCTTAACGAATATGTCTTAAACTGGCTTCCTTCTTTCATCAGTTCCAACCTGTCAAGTCTCACCTCCATCCTTCTCACGAAACTCTCTTAAACCTCACACACTACACCCATATCAAACCACCTTCTGACACATGGAAGCTACACCCACCAACCATGcactcaaaatatatatattggacCGGCTCTTACgtattgtttttcattttaatttcttgtttaAAAGAGGTAGCTGCAAGCTGTGCACATAAACAATATTGGGTTGATGAAATAACACAGAAAAGTTTCAAATCGCTTAGTATAACCTCTTGTTTAGTATAACCTGAGAATGAGTATATAGTATAACCTGAGAATGAGAATGAGTGTTAGGGACTGTATAATAAGTTTTAAGTTCATGATTTTTATTGTCTTAAGTCAaagacattttattttattcttttctagTAAAGTGTTGTGAGATATAACTAAATTCTTACCCTAGACAAACGTAAGTGTACTTAGAATCAGTATAGAAAGTATTTTTCCATACAAATTTGTACATAATGATCATTATCTGATTGTGGATTTTTTGTCCAACACACATtcaatcattaatatttatagatcGGTGtgaatatgttttatttgtattttaagtctaatttaaccTCACAATACCcacttataaaataaactttaaactcACTTTATTTCTTGTGAATGTTCAAACTTGGAAGGATGATTATGTACATAATTATTCTATCACAATAGTGCTTTGACAAAGTTGGAATTTTTTAAGTCAAACTTTGGATTATATTAACAACGTACGATGATACGCGatcaaaagcataaaatatgataaatacataaaaagagCAAACTTGTCAAGATCTGAATTGTTAAATATACACAACTTAAAAACAATATGAAATGAAACCATCTTTATAAAACTGGTCTATCTCCAACCGAAGTTGATTAGTAGAAACCTTTCTTCATGCACTTGTTGTAAATTCCAGTTTAGTTACAACAATTGTATGACAGTGTACGTTTTCATGGGGCAAATTTTCCGCAACAGTTAAATTTTTTCAGATTCTGTTCTAGCTGTCACCAATCATCATGAATTTCTGGTCTCTTATTGTTTGGGTAAACTTGTATGGTAGCTGTACTTGTGTTTGGATCCTTTTCTGCCACTAAGAAGTAAAGTTGGTGTATGTGGTAGTGGTCTGCATCATCCACCCAATAGcactattattatttaacagGAATACTCTTGCATGCATGTAAGTTAAAATGATAGCTCCAAAAGCTTTGtctatttttagataaaaaattttgtttatggCAGTGTTGGGCAGAAAGTAATAGTTCTTGCAGTGAGTTTGGTGAATCGTGCACATTacaatgttttaattttgttgggTTTTGGTGATGGTTACATATATACGTGAAGTGAGATTACATCATGGTTGATCGaatattgatattatatatgTGGGAATAGTCTTGGCTTGTGCTTTTGCTCATAGCTTCAGGATTGTTGACAACTGAATAAAACAATTTGAAGATATTgctcataaattataattatattatacaaTTTGCAAAAATTTGCATGTCAACTTGCCGGCTTTGGTAGAAAGTCAGATAACATCACAATCAGTGGTGAGAAATGTGATGAAGGAGAAAGCAGACGTAATATCGATGAGCACTCACAGCAGGCCATATATAATACTCATAAGATTCccttccatatatatatatatatatatatatatatatatataatgtttaacatttaaaaagaaacatatCGAGCAATATTTGGagggaattggtgtttttaaatttgaaaaatttaatcttttgataacggattttcttttttatttattgttttcaccgtttacaatttaaataattcatattttatatataaaaattgttcagcATTTCAAAAAAACACTTTGGGCAATACTCAAAAGGGattgatgtttttaaatttgaaaaattttatcttttggtaacgctttcgtattttatatataatactaaattttaaatctaattcaattttacaaaactgACTTATAAAGTAAGGTTTGTATAAGATCTAACTCCATACTTTTGATACCATGCTAGAGAcatattttaaactaactcaACCTTTCAAAATTGGTTTACAAGGTGAAATTTGTGTCCGCTCATATTTATCAACTTAATTTaccttatttttaatataagacttcatatatatattattggacCGATGGAAATAACATGTATTGAAAAGTTCCACATCGTCTATGACAATTAAGAAAATGAGTGTCAGTGACTATATAATAAACTCAAAGTTCATGATTAAATTATTGCTTCTTGTGTTGATTTTGTTTCTCTATTAATAAAGTGATTTTTGAAAGTTTttctcaataaatatatatatatatatatatatatatatatatatatataaattaagggattaaaatatattacattgaGTATTATATACAAGTGgcaaatacttaatttattaatatcaataaaactaattaaattgattatttttaattaataataaaaaaatgacttaAATTTTACAGATACCtatgaattaaattatttaagtgatttttgTAATGCAAGAATAATTTCAAGCATAAGTAAAAGGTTTTTGATGACTCAATAAATACAAAGAATGAGCGAATATCTCACTAATAATTTCGGAATAAGCTAAGAATTAAGAATCAAGTGTAAAAGATAAGTTAAGAAGTTAACAGAAAAGATAGAAATtgtatttaaagaataattcatCATGTTATGTATGTAGCAAACTGATAGTATTGAACCTGAGAGATGAATTAAGATCTCCCATAAgtaattacatatttttcatattaagataaaaatatgccttgaatttgtatataaattatactatttttataaacaaGTAAAGTgcattaaataaaacataattcagAGTTTAATGACTATGAACTTTAAGGTTATATGTAGTTAAGACAAGTTTGCACTGAAATATTCTgtaagtacaattttttaacatcattaaagagaaaattgagaaagttatcatgtaattatattttgaacACTTTTATGAAGAAACACTtttatggagaaaatattttgaacacTTTTATGaagaaatactttttttattaatttatataaaaataaaagaaaattcattatttaaataaattgtatgacAATATTTCAACATATGAgctcatatataatttttttagtttatatatagtcattatttaaacaaattttacgGTCAATGAGACAttatttgactatttttgagtgtTTGAgacttcatgattttttttttcttaaaaatccaattattacttttgtttttgtgaatAAAAGAAATTGGGAAATGTTACGCGAATTTCATCCCGTGGCATCTTCAACGCAATAAATGCTTGACAACTGTGCTTATTCAATTTCATCCGTTGGAGTGCTGCGTTCCGCAAAAGTGCTTATTggtaaattattttagtttactttgcaatttgatttttaaataattagattaatCTGTCAATTTGTTGTATATGTATGTACTTATAgtaaatttgtcaattttaaactatttatttataaaatatagattaatttaaaaatttaactatatttaaaatattgcattGTAGCTGAACTTTTGTGAAAATTTTACAGAATAGTAAAGAACAGCACTTAGACAATAAAAGTACAATAACATAAATAGAGCATTAGGATTGTATAAAACCACTTAAAGAACAA contains:
- the LOC114176437 gene encoding nuclear transcription factor Y subunit B-1-like, which gives rise to MTGKRNQTTTSLTTATTTSPVGSPTSGNISDSSSKEQDRFLPIANVSRIMKRALPANAKISKEAKETVQECVSEFISFITGEASDKCQREKRKTINGDDLLWAMTTLGFENYVGPLKLYLNNYRETEGEKSSMAKQDQEHSPTHQTNDGSAATKPDFNSFGAAFYSVGPQVTPPKSFTDIGGINGYRDTSINSVIAQSAVSGDQDSTGNRMMPPNLRYRVEW